In Tachypleus tridentatus isolate NWPU-2018 chromosome 7, ASM421037v1, whole genome shotgun sequence, a genomic segment contains:
- the l(3)73Ah gene encoding polycomb group ring finger 3-like lethal (3) 73Ah isoform X2 — MKYWFHCAWNMLKAIHLVSSMEKKIKLKTLNPHIKCKLCKGYLVDATTVTECLHTFCKSCLVKHLEDNNTCPTCEIVIHQSHPLQYISYDRTMQDIVFKLVPNLQSNEIKREKDFYRRRGLPYPKGNLLALGDKDSPLQASSSREEDTDSHRLDEQVNILLESQNNGLKQMRRKFIRCSAQATVTHLKKFIAKKLFNNLEKYREVDILCNEEILGKDHTLKFVCVTRWRFQEPPLRLYYRPRVDL; from the exons ATGAAGTACTGGTTTCATTGTGCATGGAATAT gtTGAAAGCTATACATTTGGTTTCCTCAATGGAAAAGAAGATCAAACTGAAGACACTGAACCCTCATATCAAGTGCAAGCTATGTAAGGGTTACCTGGTTGATGCTACCACTGTTACAGAGTGTTTACATACAT tCTGTAAAAGTTGCCTTGTAAAACATCTTGAAGATAACAATACTTGTCCAACTTGTGAAATAGTCATTCATCAGAGCCATCCACTTCAGTATATAAG CTACGACAGAACAATGCAGGACATTGTATTTAAGCTTGTGCCTAACCTACAATCta ATGAAATAAAGAGAGAAAAGGACTTTTACAGAAGAAGAGGCCTCCCATATCCTAAAGGCAATCTTC ttgCACTCGGAGATAAGGATTCTCCTTTACAGGCATCTTCCTCCAGAGAAGAAGACACAGACAGTCACCGTTTAGATGAGCAAGTGAACATTCTTCTTGAATCTCAAAACAATGGACTTAAACAGATGAGAAGAAAGTTTATCCGGTGCTCAGCTCAAGCAACAGTGACACATCTAAAAAAGTTTATAGCAAAGAAGTTGTTTAATAACTTAGAGAAATATAGAGAA GTTGATATACTTTGTAATGAGGAAATCCTGGGTAAAGATCAcacattaaagtttgtttgtgtcACTCGTTGGAGGTTTCAG
- the l(3)73Ah gene encoding polycomb group ring finger 3-like lethal (3) 73Ah isoform X5, which translates to MLKAIHLVSSMEKKIKLKTLNPHIKCKLCKGYLVDATTVTECLHTFCKSCLVKHLEDNNTCPTCEIVIHQSHPLQYISYDRTMQDIVFKLVPNLQSNEIKREKDFYRRRGLPYPKGNLLALGDKDSPLQASSSREEDTDSHRLDEQVNILLESQNNGLKQMRRKFIRCSAQATVTHLKKFIAKKLFNNLEKYREVDILCNEEILGKDHTLKFVCVTRWRFQEPPLRLYYRPRVDL; encoded by the exons at gtTGAAAGCTATACATTTGGTTTCCTCAATGGAAAAGAAGATCAAACTGAAGACACTGAACCCTCATATCAAGTGCAAGCTATGTAAGGGTTACCTGGTTGATGCTACCACTGTTACAGAGTGTTTACATACAT tCTGTAAAAGTTGCCTTGTAAAACATCTTGAAGATAACAATACTTGTCCAACTTGTGAAATAGTCATTCATCAGAGCCATCCACTTCAGTATATAAG CTACGACAGAACAATGCAGGACATTGTATTTAAGCTTGTGCCTAACCTACAATCta ATGAAATAAAGAGAGAAAAGGACTTTTACAGAAGAAGAGGCCTCCCATATCCTAAAGGCAATCTTC ttgCACTCGGAGATAAGGATTCTCCTTTACAGGCATCTTCCTCCAGAGAAGAAGACACAGACAGTCACCGTTTAGATGAGCAAGTGAACATTCTTCTTGAATCTCAAAACAATGGACTTAAACAGATGAGAAGAAAGTTTATCCGGTGCTCAGCTCAAGCAACAGTGACACATCTAAAAAAGTTTATAGCAAAGAAGTTGTTTAATAACTTAGAGAAATATAGAGAA GTTGATATACTTTGTAATGAGGAAATCCTGGGTAAAGATCAcacattaaagtttgtttgtgtcACTCGTTGGAGGTTTCAG
- the l(3)73Ah gene encoding polycomb group ring finger 3-like lethal (3) 73Ah isoform X1, whose amino-acid sequence MLNSGNKYQMFSYFINLFRLKAIHLVSSMEKKIKLKTLNPHIKCKLCKGYLVDATTVTECLHTFCKSCLVKHLEDNNTCPTCEIVIHQSHPLQYISYDRTMQDIVFKLVPNLQSNEIKREKDFYRRRGLPYPKGNLLALGDKDSPLQASSSREEDTDSHRLDEQVNILLESQNNGLKQMRRKFIRCSAQATVTHLKKFIAKKLFNNLEKYREVDILCNEEILGKDHTLKFVCVTRWRFQEPPLRLYYRPRVDL is encoded by the exons ATGTTAAACAGTggtaataaatatcaaatgttttcttattttataaatttatttaggtTGAAAGCTATACATTTGGTTTCCTCAATGGAAAAGAAGATCAAACTGAAGACACTGAACCCTCATATCAAGTGCAAGCTATGTAAGGGTTACCTGGTTGATGCTACCACTGTTACAGAGTGTTTACATACAT tCTGTAAAAGTTGCCTTGTAAAACATCTTGAAGATAACAATACTTGTCCAACTTGTGAAATAGTCATTCATCAGAGCCATCCACTTCAGTATATAAG CTACGACAGAACAATGCAGGACATTGTATTTAAGCTTGTGCCTAACCTACAATCta ATGAAATAAAGAGAGAAAAGGACTTTTACAGAAGAAGAGGCCTCCCATATCCTAAAGGCAATCTTC ttgCACTCGGAGATAAGGATTCTCCTTTACAGGCATCTTCCTCCAGAGAAGAAGACACAGACAGTCACCGTTTAGATGAGCAAGTGAACATTCTTCTTGAATCTCAAAACAATGGACTTAAACAGATGAGAAGAAAGTTTATCCGGTGCTCAGCTCAAGCAACAGTGACACATCTAAAAAAGTTTATAGCAAAGAAGTTGTTTAATAACTTAGAGAAATATAGAGAA GTTGATATACTTTGTAATGAGGAAATCCTGGGTAAAGATCAcacattaaagtttgtttgtgtcACTCGTTGGAGGTTTCAG
- the l(3)73Ah gene encoding polycomb group ring finger 3-like lethal (3) 73Ah isoform X4 — protein sequence MKLKAIHLVSSMEKKIKLKTLNPHIKCKLCKGYLVDATTVTECLHTFCKSCLVKHLEDNNTCPTCEIVIHQSHPLQYISYDRTMQDIVFKLVPNLQSNEIKREKDFYRRRGLPYPKGNLLALGDKDSPLQASSSREEDTDSHRLDEQVNILLESQNNGLKQMRRKFIRCSAQATVTHLKKFIAKKLFNNLEKYREVDILCNEEILGKDHTLKFVCVTRWRFQEPPLRLYYRPRVDL from the exons ATGAA gtTGAAAGCTATACATTTGGTTTCCTCAATGGAAAAGAAGATCAAACTGAAGACACTGAACCCTCATATCAAGTGCAAGCTATGTAAGGGTTACCTGGTTGATGCTACCACTGTTACAGAGTGTTTACATACAT tCTGTAAAAGTTGCCTTGTAAAACATCTTGAAGATAACAATACTTGTCCAACTTGTGAAATAGTCATTCATCAGAGCCATCCACTTCAGTATATAAG CTACGACAGAACAATGCAGGACATTGTATTTAAGCTTGTGCCTAACCTACAATCta ATGAAATAAAGAGAGAAAAGGACTTTTACAGAAGAAGAGGCCTCCCATATCCTAAAGGCAATCTTC ttgCACTCGGAGATAAGGATTCTCCTTTACAGGCATCTTCCTCCAGAGAAGAAGACACAGACAGTCACCGTTTAGATGAGCAAGTGAACATTCTTCTTGAATCTCAAAACAATGGACTTAAACAGATGAGAAGAAAGTTTATCCGGTGCTCAGCTCAAGCAACAGTGACACATCTAAAAAAGTTTATAGCAAAGAAGTTGTTTAATAACTTAGAGAAATATAGAGAA GTTGATATACTTTGTAATGAGGAAATCCTGGGTAAAGATCAcacattaaagtttgtttgtgtcACTCGTTGGAGGTTTCAG
- the l(3)73Ah gene encoding polycomb group ring finger 3-like lethal (3) 73Ah isoform X6 has translation MEKKIKLKTLNPHIKCKLCKGYLVDATTVTECLHTFCKSCLVKHLEDNNTCPTCEIVIHQSHPLQYISYDRTMQDIVFKLVPNLQSNEIKREKDFYRRRGLPYPKGNLLALGDKDSPLQASSSREEDTDSHRLDEQVNILLESQNNGLKQMRRKFIRCSAQATVTHLKKFIAKKLFNNLEKYREVDILCNEEILGKDHTLKFVCVTRWRFQEPPLRLYYRPRVDL, from the exons ATGGAAAAGAAGATCAAACTGAAGACACTGAACCCTCATATCAAGTGCAAGCTATGTAAGGGTTACCTGGTTGATGCTACCACTGTTACAGAGTGTTTACATACAT tCTGTAAAAGTTGCCTTGTAAAACATCTTGAAGATAACAATACTTGTCCAACTTGTGAAATAGTCATTCATCAGAGCCATCCACTTCAGTATATAAG CTACGACAGAACAATGCAGGACATTGTATTTAAGCTTGTGCCTAACCTACAATCta ATGAAATAAAGAGAGAAAAGGACTTTTACAGAAGAAGAGGCCTCCCATATCCTAAAGGCAATCTTC ttgCACTCGGAGATAAGGATTCTCCTTTACAGGCATCTTCCTCCAGAGAAGAAGACACAGACAGTCACCGTTTAGATGAGCAAGTGAACATTCTTCTTGAATCTCAAAACAATGGACTTAAACAGATGAGAAGAAAGTTTATCCGGTGCTCAGCTCAAGCAACAGTGACACATCTAAAAAAGTTTATAGCAAAGAAGTTGTTTAATAACTTAGAGAAATATAGAGAA GTTGATATACTTTGTAATGAGGAAATCCTGGGTAAAGATCAcacattaaagtttgtttgtgtcACTCGTTGGAGGTTTCAG
- the l(3)73Ah gene encoding polycomb group ring finger 3-like lethal (3) 73Ah isoform X3, whose amino-acid sequence MGVLKAIHLVSSMEKKIKLKTLNPHIKCKLCKGYLVDATTVTECLHTFCKSCLVKHLEDNNTCPTCEIVIHQSHPLQYISYDRTMQDIVFKLVPNLQSNEIKREKDFYRRRGLPYPKGNLLALGDKDSPLQASSSREEDTDSHRLDEQVNILLESQNNGLKQMRRKFIRCSAQATVTHLKKFIAKKLFNNLEKYREVDILCNEEILGKDHTLKFVCVTRWRFQEPPLRLYYRPRVDL is encoded by the exons ATGGGAGT gtTGAAAGCTATACATTTGGTTTCCTCAATGGAAAAGAAGATCAAACTGAAGACACTGAACCCTCATATCAAGTGCAAGCTATGTAAGGGTTACCTGGTTGATGCTACCACTGTTACAGAGTGTTTACATACAT tCTGTAAAAGTTGCCTTGTAAAACATCTTGAAGATAACAATACTTGTCCAACTTGTGAAATAGTCATTCATCAGAGCCATCCACTTCAGTATATAAG CTACGACAGAACAATGCAGGACATTGTATTTAAGCTTGTGCCTAACCTACAATCta ATGAAATAAAGAGAGAAAAGGACTTTTACAGAAGAAGAGGCCTCCCATATCCTAAAGGCAATCTTC ttgCACTCGGAGATAAGGATTCTCCTTTACAGGCATCTTCCTCCAGAGAAGAAGACACAGACAGTCACCGTTTAGATGAGCAAGTGAACATTCTTCTTGAATCTCAAAACAATGGACTTAAACAGATGAGAAGAAAGTTTATCCGGTGCTCAGCTCAAGCAACAGTGACACATCTAAAAAAGTTTATAGCAAAGAAGTTGTTTAATAACTTAGAGAAATATAGAGAA GTTGATATACTTTGTAATGAGGAAATCCTGGGTAAAGATCAcacattaaagtttgtttgtgtcACTCGTTGGAGGTTTCAG